TTCGAGCTTGGTCATGTTGATATTGTTGGTGGCGAACCCGCCGAGCGCCTTATAGAGCGCGGCCGGAATGTTGCGGACGTTGAAGACGAAGGTGGTGACAACCTTTTCATCCGCCGAATTCCGTTGCGCCCATTCCTCGTCGCGCGACAGCACGACGAAGCGGGTGACGTTGTTTTCGGTATCCTCGACATTTTCGGCGATGATCTCGAGCCCGTAGAGATCGGCGGCAAGGCGTGGCGCCAAGGCGGCCATCGAACGGTCGCCGGTCTCTTTCACCAGCTTTGCCGCGCCGGCCGTATCGCCGGCGATGATAGGCTTCCAGCCATTGGCGCGCACGATCTTGCGGCACTGGCCGAGCGCGTGGATATGGCTGTGCACCGTGCGGATCTCGTCCTTGGTCACCCCCGGCAGCACCATCAGCTGGAAGCGGATCGGCATGAAATATTCGCCGATGATGTGCAGCCGCGATTCCGGCAGCAGATGGTGGATATCGGCGACGCGCCCGGCGATCGTGTTCTCGATCGGGATCATCCCGATATCGGCGTCGCCGTTGTCGACCGCCGTAAACGCATCCTCGAAGGTCTGGCAGGGCAGCGGCTCCATGGTCGGAAACATGTCGCGGCTGGCCATGTCGGAATTGGCGCCGAATTCGCCCTGGAAGGCGATCCTGTTGGTCTTGATGTTCATGATGGTTCCGTCAGTTCGACTTAGAGCATGATGCCGAAAAGTGTGAGCGGTTTTCGGACGACATCATGCTCTAACTCTTTAATTGAGAACAGGATTCAGATTTTAGGCCAACCGAGCCTAAAATCATCCTGTTCTGGCGGAGAGGATGCGCCGCGCTTTTTCGAGATCGGCGGGAGTATCGACACCGAGCGGAACCGTGTCAACGATCTCGGCGTCGATGCGCATGCCGGCCTCCAGCGCCCGCAGCTGCTCCAGCGCTTCGCGCCTTTCGAGCGTCGAAGGCCCAAGCGAAACGAACCGTTCCAGGGCGGCGCGCCGATAAGCGTAGAGGCCGATATGGTGGTAGAGCGGTCCCTTGCCGTAAGGTGCGGTCGCGCGCGTGAAATAGAGCCCGCGCAGTCGGGTGTCGGAAACGGGCGAGCCGACGACCTTGACGATGTGCGGCGCGGTTTTGTCCTCTTCATTATCGATTTCGGTCGTCAGCGTGCCGATATCGACCGCCTCATTCTCGAGAGGGCGCAAAGCGGCGCGCACGGTTTCCGGATCGATCGTCGGCAGATCGCCCTGGACGTTGACGATGAATTTCGCTTTGCCGGCAGGATCGACTTTCTGCAGCGCCTCGAAGATCCGATCGGAACCCGATTGATGATCGCTGCTGGTCATGACGACTTCGAATCCGGCGGCAGAAACCGCATCGAACACCCTGGTGTCGTCGACGGCGACGACGACGCGGCCGATGGCTGCCTCTTGGGCGCGCATCGCCACCTGGACGATCATCGGCAGCCCGCAAATATCGGCGAGCGGCTTGCCCGGAAGCCGGGTGGAGGCCATCCGCGCCGGGATCAGTACGAGCACACCGTCTAAATTTGAATCACTCATTGGTCGGGCCTTCTATTCCGGGCTGAAAAGTGTCAAAAAGTCTCACGCACAAGACCATTTAGACAGTTGCAACGATCAGCCAAAAGACATAGGTTCCGCGCGATTTCAAGATGGTCCGGTTATGGTCTGCCGGCTGCAAGGGGAGCATTGCAGATGAATTCATACGTCAATACGGCCGTGGGGGCACTGCTCGGAACGATTTTCGTTCTGATGTCGGTCTCTATCGCGTCCGAAGGGATCTTCCATTCCGAAGCACCGGAAAAGGAAGGTTTCGCGATCGTTGCCGAAGAGGCGCCCGCCGCTGGTGGCGAAGCTGCGCCTGCCGCTGCTGCCGTTCCGATCGCGCAATTGCTCGCTTCTGCCGATGCCAAGGCCGGTGAAACGGTCTTCAAGAAGTGTCAGGCCTGTCATGACGGCACCAAAGGGGGACCGAACAAGGTCGGTCCCAACCTCTTTGGTGTCGTAGATCGCCCGATCGCCTCGCATGAAGGTTTCGGCTATTCCGCCGCCATGAAGGATTTCTCCAAGGGCAGCAGCGAGAAGTGGACTTTCGAATTCCTCAACAAGTTCCTGATGGCGCCGAAGAAGGACGTTCCCGGCACTGCCATGGGCTTTGCCGGTCTGGCGAAGGATCAGGACCGCGCCAACGTCATCCTCTACCTGCACACGCTCGCCGATTCGCCGGTGCCGCTGCCGGACCCGAAGACCGCGACGCAGTGACGCGGACGGAATGATCGCATCTCATGAAAGCCCGGCCCGCGAAGCCGGGCTTTTTGCTATGCGGAGGGCCGTTTAAGCATGTCGCGTAAAAGTGTGGAGCGGTTTTGCGACAACGACCTGCGAGAAAATAAAGACCTAAAGCGCAAGGAACGAATCTGTAAGATCGTGATGCGCTTTAGGCACCTAGGAAATAGGCCCAGAGCGAGACCGTGATGGCGCCGAGCGCCGTCGTCACCGTGATCGTCGAGGCAGCAATACTATGGCCGACGCCGAATCGGTTGGCGATCAGCCAGGCGTTGACGCCTGTGGGCACCGAGGATGTCAGCACAATCGCCGCCGTCCATTCCGGGCTGAGGCCGAGGAGATGGCTCGCCGCCCACACGCAGCCGGGCAGCAGCAGCAGCTTCAAGCTCGATGTGACGCTGGCGATGCCGAGATTGCCGGAAATGCCGTATTTCTCCAGCGCCATGCCGAGCGAGATCAGCGCCGCCGGGCCGGCAATGCCGGCGATCTGCTTGACGACAGTTTCGAGCGTTACCGGCATGGTGAGGCCGGAAAGATGCATGGCCATGCCGGCCGCAAGCCCGATCACCAGCGGGTTTCGCACGAGATTGACGGCGATCTGGCGAAGCACCAGCACCATGCTGCGATCGCTCTTGCCGGCGATCTTGCGTTCGGCATGCTCCATCAGCACCGTGCCGGCGACCATCATCACCGGCAGATGCACGGCAAGCAGGATCGACAGCGCCACCAGCCCTTCATCGCCGACAGTGCGCTCGACCAGCGGCAGGCCGATGAAGATATTATTGGCGAAAGCCGAGGAAACGCCGGCCAGTACGCCGATCCGTTCGTCGCGGCCGAAGAGGCGAGTGGCGGCGATATGGCCGGTCGCCCAGGTAATGGCAACGCCGGAGAAATAAACGATCCACAGCCGGAAAGGCGAGGCGCCGTGAAAATCCGCCTCGGCGATGGTGCGGAAGAGCAGCAGCGGCACGGCGATCTTGAAGACGAATTCACTGAGCGCTTCGCCGACATTCGATGCCATCAAGCCGCTGCGGACGATCACCCAGCCGATGAGGATGAGGATGAAGATGGGAAGAACGTCGAGAATGATGGCTGACATGGGGGAAGCTGCTTTGCGCGGGGGAGTGTCGCACCTCTACCGCATAATTCCGTAAATCGGAATCGATTTAAGGATAAATAATGCAGCTCTTGAAACCGCTGCAGCAGCAAACGGCTTGGATTGAAGAGCCGATCGCCGCCGATCCGGCGGCATCCGAGAAGCAAAAAAAGCGGGCACAGCCCGCTTTTCCGCTCCGGCCTTGCCGGAGCGATCGCGAAGCTGCCAGTTCATCCGTGGTCAGCATCGCGTCAGTAAGATCGAGGGGTTCATCCCTCGTGCGTCCGGCTGCAACTGAAAGCTGCTCATGCCGGTCTTCTCGCGACTATATCTAGATTTCGAAAGTGACAGGGGCATGACGAACAAGCGGCAGTTTTGCGAAGAAATAGATGCGCCATCCACCATTTATCCTTCCAAACCGCGGAAATTTCGCTAAGACCGAACCCCGGCTATCACAAATCCGGGACTCCCCATTTCATGACAAGATTCGATGTTCTGACAGTCGGCAACGCAATCGTGGACATCATTGCCCGTTGCGACGACCAGTTCCTCATTGACAACCAGATCACCAAGGCGGCGATGAACCTCATCGATGCCGAGCGGGCCGAACTGTTGTATTCGCGCATGGGGCCGGCGCTCGAAGCCTCCGGCGGCAGCGCCGGCAACACGGCTGCGGGCGTTGCCAACCTCGGCGGTAAGGCCGCTTATTTCGGCAATGTTGCCGCTGATCAGCTGGGTGACATCTTCACCCACGACATCCGCGCCCAGGGCGTCCACTACCAGACGAAGCCCAAGGGAACCTTCCCGCCGACGGCGCGCTCGATGATCTTCGTCACCGAGGACGGCGAGCGTTCGATGAACACCTATCTCGGCGCCTGCGTCGAGCTCGGGCCGGAGGACGTCGAGGCCGACGTCGTGGCTAACGCCAAGGTCACCTATTTCGAAGGTTATCTCTGGGATCCGCCGCGCGCCAAGGAAGCGATCCTCGATTGCGCCCGTATTGCCCATGAAAACGGCCGGGAAGTGTCGATGACGCTGTCCGACAGCTTCTGCGTCGGCCGCTATCGCGGTGAATTCCTCGATCTGATGCGCTCCGGCAAGATCGATATCGTCTTCGCCAATCGCCAGGAAGCGCTGTCGCTCTATGAAACCGATGATTTCGAAGAGGCGCTGAACAGGATCGCTGCCGATTGCAAGATCGCCGCCGTGACCATGAGCGAGGATGGCGCCGTCATCCTGAAGGGCCGCGAGCGTTATTACGTCGATGCGATCAGGATCAGGGAAGTCGTCGATACCACGGGCGCCGGCGATCTCTTCGCCTCCGGCTTTCTCTATGGCTATACGCAGGGACGCTCTCTGGAAGATTGTGGCAAGCTCGGCTGCCTCGCCGCCGGCATCGTTATCCAGCAGATCGGCCCGCGCCCGATGACCTCGCTGTCCGAGGCCGCCAAGCAGGCTGGGCTTATTTGAAGGCTTCGCCGGGATAGGCGCCCCAGATTTCCGACTGCGCCACCCAGCCGGAGGCGCCGTCGGTTTCGGCGCGGCACCAGTCGCCGTTGCATTCGCCGATCGTCAGCATCACGCCGGGTTCCAACTTGGCGACGATCGACGCGGAGGGCAGCGCCTCGCGGCGCAGATTGACGAAGACGCCCTTGGCCTTCGTTTTCATCCACGGAGCGGCGATCGCCGCGCGCTGGCCTGACAGCAGCGACTGGTTGACCCAGCCTTCGGTGCCGTCGGCATCGCGGATGCGGCGCCAGTTGTCGTATTCCTGGATGATCTCCACCGGCAATCCGGATTTCAGATACATCCACGAAACGGCATAATCCGTTCCCGGGCCGATGCGCAGGTTGACGCGCTTGGATTTCAGCGTGACGAAACGCGGCAATGGCAGCCCGCTTGGCCCCTTGGCGGCCTGCGCATGGGCCAATTCGACGGTTCCCATGGATGCGGCCAGAGCGATGGCAAGGGCAAGGCAGGACTTCAGGACTTTGCTGCGCATGGAAGTTTCCGTTTGCTCGAATTCGCGGGCAGGCCCGGCCTGTTCGCGGTCCGGGCTCTGACATTCCCCACCTGCACCGCGAGTTTTGTTTGTCTTCGCGTGCGGGTCTGGTAGAAAATGCCCGGATGGGAAAATTATCACCCCTCTTGGTTAAAGACCTCTGAACAAGGCACCACAGCCAGCCATGACAGCGAAGAAAAAACCGAAGGTCTATATCACCCGCAAGCTGCCCGATGCCGTCGAAACGCGCATGCGCGAGCTGTTCGACGCCGAGCTTAACATCGACGACGCGCCGCGCTCCGTGCCCGAGCTGATCGCCGCCGTCAGGACCGCCGACGTGCTGGTGCCGACCGTCACCGATCGCATCGATGCGGCGCTGATCGATGAGGCGGGGCCGCAGATGAAGCTGATTGCGAGCTTCTCCAACGGCACCGACCATATCGACGTCGAGGCGGCGGCGCGCAAGGGCATCACCGTCACCAACACGCCGAACGTCCTAACCGAGGATACCGCCGATATGACCATGGCGCTCATTCTCGCGGTTCCGAGACGGCTCGGCGAAGGCGCGCGCGTGCTCACCGACAAGCCCGGCGAATGGGCCGGCTGGTCTCCGACCTGGATGCTCGGCCGGCGTATTCACGGCAAACGCATCGGCATCGTCGGCATGGGCCGCATCGGCACTGCGGTCGCCCGCCGCGCCAAGGCTTTCGGCCTGTCGATCCACTACCACAACCGCAAGCGCGTCAATCCGGCCGTCGAGGACGAGTTGGAAGCGACCTATTGGGAAAGCCTCGACCAGATGCTCGCCCGCGTCGACATCGTTTCGGTCAATTGCCCGTCGACGCCGGCAACCTTCCACCTGATTTCGGCGCGCCGGCTGGCGCTGCTGCAGCCGACGGCCTATCTCGTCAATACCGCGCGCGGCGACGTCGTCGATGAAGCTGCGCTGATCAAGTCGTTGAGGGAGGGGCGGATCGCCGGCGCCGGCCTCGACGTCTTCGAAAACGAGCCCGCCGTCAATCCGAAGCTCGTCAAGCTCGCCAATGAGGGCAAGGTCGTGCTGCTGCCGCATATGAGTTCGGCGACGATCGAGGGCCGCATCGACATGGGCGATAAGGTCATCATCAATATCCGCACCTTCATCGACGGTCACAGGCCGCCGAACCGGGTGCTGCCCGGCCGCTGAAGCCAAGCTGGAGTCAGGCGACCTCGATCTGAGGCGCAAGGGTCTTGCGCATCTCGACGAAGGTCGTCCTGGCAAAGCCCGGATGCGCCTTCTCGGCGGTTCTCGAAAATCCCCAGGCGGCGAAGACGGCGTGATTGTCGGTGAGCTCGATGCGCGTCTCCAGCCGCAAGGCGGGAAGGCCAAGCCTTGCGGCCGTTTCCTCGGCAATCGCCAGCAGCCGCTTGCCGAGACCCTTGCCCTGGACTTCAGGCAGAACGGCGAGCTTGCCGACATAGAGACAATCGGCCTCCGGCCTGAGGAACAGGCAGCCGACCAGCTTTCCGTCATCGACGGCGGCATGACCGATCTCGGCTCTTGCCTTTTCGGCCAGCGACTCTGCCGTCAGCGTCAGCGCCGAGGATGGCGGATCGATCCTGCCGTTCATCGAGGCGAAGGCGGTGAGGATCAGTGCGAGCAACTCGTCCCAGCGCGTGAAATTATGATCAAGAGGAAAAAACGTCATCCGGCCTGTCTTTGTGTTGTGCCGCGTCTTTTGTAGCGGACCGTGTCGAACCGGGCCGAGAGCGCGTCATAGAGCAGCAGCCGTCCGACCAGCGGCTCTCCGGTGCCGGTGACGAGCTTGAT
This Rhizobium acidisoli DNA region includes the following protein-coding sequences:
- a CDS encoding prephenate dehydratase — translated: MNIKTNRIAFQGEFGANSDMASRDMFPTMEPLPCQTFEDAFTAVDNGDADIGMIPIENTIAGRVADIHHLLPESRLHIIGEYFMPIRFQLMVLPGVTKDEIRTVHSHIHALGQCRKIVRANGWKPIIAGDTAGAAKLVKETGDRSMAALAPRLAADLYGLEIIAENVEDTENNVTRFVVLSRDEEWAQRNSADEKVVTTFVFNVRNIPAALYKALGGFATNNINMTKLESYQLGGRFVATQFYADIEGHPNDPNVRRALEELRFFSEKVRILGVYKGHAMRGLL
- a CDS encoding 3-deoxy-manno-octulosonate cytidylyltransferase, with translation MSDSNLDGVLVLIPARMASTRLPGKPLADICGLPMIVQVAMRAQEAAIGRVVVAVDDTRVFDAVSAAGFEVVMTSSDHQSGSDRIFEALQKVDPAGKAKFIVNVQGDLPTIDPETVRAALRPLENEAVDIGTLTTEIDNEEDKTAPHIVKVVGSPVSDTRLRGLYFTRATAPYGKGPLYHHIGLYAYRRAALERFVSLGPSTLERREALEQLRALEAGMRIDAEIVDTVPLGVDTPADLEKARRILSARTG
- a CDS encoding c-type cytochrome, with the translated sequence MNSYVNTAVGALLGTIFVLMSVSIASEGIFHSEAPEKEGFAIVAEEAPAAGGEAAPAAAAVPIAQLLASADAKAGETVFKKCQACHDGTKGGPNKVGPNLFGVVDRPIASHEGFGYSAAMKDFSKGSSEKWTFEFLNKFLMAPKKDVPGTAMGFAGLAKDQDRANVILYLHTLADSPVPLPDPKTATQ
- a CDS encoding AEC family transporter, whose product is MSAIILDVLPIFILILIGWVIVRSGLMASNVGEALSEFVFKIAVPLLLFRTIAEADFHGASPFRLWIVYFSGVAITWATGHIAATRLFGRDERIGVLAGVSSAFANNIFIGLPLVERTVGDEGLVALSILLAVHLPVMMVAGTVLMEHAERKIAGKSDRSMVLVLRQIAVNLVRNPLVIGLAAGMAMHLSGLTMPVTLETVVKQIAGIAGPAALISLGMALEKYGISGNLGIASVTSSLKLLLLPGCVWAASHLLGLSPEWTAAIVLTSSVPTGVNAWLIANRFGVGHSIAASTITVTTALGAITVSLWAYFLGA
- a CDS encoding adenosine kinase, which produces MTRFDVLTVGNAIVDIIARCDDQFLIDNQITKAAMNLIDAERAELLYSRMGPALEASGGSAGNTAAGVANLGGKAAYFGNVAADQLGDIFTHDIRAQGVHYQTKPKGTFPPTARSMIFVTEDGERSMNTYLGACVELGPEDVEADVVANAKVTYFEGYLWDPPRAKEAILDCARIAHENGREVSMTLSDSFCVGRYRGEFLDLMRSGKIDIVFANRQEALSLYETDDFEEALNRIAADCKIAAVTMSEDGAVILKGRERYYVDAIRIREVVDTTGAGDLFASGFLYGYTQGRSLEDCGKLGCLAAGIVIQQIGPRPMTSLSEAAKQAGLI
- a CDS encoding SH3 domain-containing protein; this encodes MRSKVLKSCLALAIALAASMGTVELAHAQAAKGPSGLPLPRFVTLKSKRVNLRIGPGTDYAVSWMYLKSGLPVEIIQEYDNWRRIRDADGTEGWVNQSLLSGQRAAIAAPWMKTKAKGVFVNLRREALPSASIVAKLEPGVMLTIGECNGDWCRAETDGASGWVAQSEIWGAYPGEAFK
- a CDS encoding 2-hydroxyacid dehydrogenase, with amino-acid sequence MTAKKKPKVYITRKLPDAVETRMRELFDAELNIDDAPRSVPELIAAVRTADVLVPTVTDRIDAALIDEAGPQMKLIASFSNGTDHIDVEAAARKGITVTNTPNVLTEDTADMTMALILAVPRRLGEGARVLTDKPGEWAGWSPTWMLGRRIHGKRIGIVGMGRIGTAVARRAKAFGLSIHYHNRKRVNPAVEDELEATYWESLDQMLARVDIVSVNCPSTPATFHLISARRLALLQPTAYLVNTARGDVVDEAALIKSLREGRIAGAGLDVFENEPAVNPKLVKLANEGKVVLLPHMSSATIEGRIDMGDKVIINIRTFIDGHRPPNRVLPGR
- a CDS encoding GNAT family N-acetyltransferase, giving the protein MTFFPLDHNFTRWDELLALILTAFASMNGRIDPPSSALTLTAESLAEKARAEIGHAAVDDGKLVGCLFLRPEADCLYVGKLAVLPEVQGKGLGKRLLAIAEETAARLGLPALRLETRIELTDNHAVFAAWGFSRTAEKAHPGFARTTFVEMRKTLAPQIEVA